TCCAAATATGAACTATCTCGAGGGTTTCTTCTTTTGTGAAACTGAGACCCTTTTTCTCCAATTGAATTGAAACCCACTTTTGTTGACGAATCATCATTTCCCTATAACCTCATGAGGCCACATTGTGTAGTCTACTTTGTCTGTTGAACTATCACGTCTATTATCTAGTGCTGCATATGTCCTGCACTTGAAGATGCACCCCATGTCTAATTATTTCCAACATGCTAATTTCCCAGTCCCTAGAATTTGTTAATATGAGGAGGAAGCAAAACGGTCAATTCCTTTCGGTTGCCAAGTCCTTTTCAAAGGTCTATGTAGAAATGGAAGATCAATGATGGTTTCGTCTCCTTCTAATTTTGAAGGATGTAAAAGATCAATTGAGCACAAAAAGGTATCCATCCATATATGGCCCATGCAGGTCTCGAACCTGCGACCTTCGCGTTATTAGCACGACGCTCTAACCAACTGAGCTAATAGGCCAAGTTGTTGCTAGGTTGTCTAGCAAAAGTTCTGAATTCATACCAGTCCCAGACTCTTTGAGCCCTATAAATAACGCAGGCAGTGGCAGTAGTACTAACATATCTTTTAGAGTGAACgaacaaaggaagaaagaaagaaagaaagacgagccatgaagaaccaagaacctcGTTCAAGCTCTTCTTGTGCCGCTTGCAAGTTCTTGAAAAGGCGGTGCATCCCCAACTGTCAATTTGCACCGTACTTTCGGTCGGACGAGCCCAATAAGTTCGCCAAAGTTCACAAGGTATTCGGAGCCAGCAATGTGAGCAAGATTCTGAATGAGGTCCCTGAGGAGCAAAGAGAGGACACCGTGAATTCACTCGTGTACGAGGCCGAGGTACGGCTGAGGGACCCCGTTTACGGTTGCATTGGTGCAATAGCTTCTCTGCAGAAGAAGATGGTAGAGCTTCAACATGATCTGCTTCTTGCTAAAGCTCGTCTTGCCTACTGTGCCACCACTAAGCCAGCGCCCACTTCAGCCATATTCTTGGAGGGTCCTTCCAATATCGCTTCCAACATTGATTTTCCGGCTTCTGCTGGCTTGGAGTTGGAGGAGGCTTTCTATCACAATTCCTCGGTCATGGGTCAAAATGCCAATGGATGGATGAATGAATTAGGCCAGTTCCCGCTTGTGTGATGTGACACGCTCACATTCCTATTTTTGCTTCTGATTCTGTAGGGGCTGCAAAAACAAACCTCATGTACTTTGCTCTTTGATGATGTACTACTATAATTTCTAATCTTCCATTGAAGAGAATTTATCCTCCTTGAAAAGGCAAAGTACTATCTATACCTTTTATCTactctctgtgtgtgtgtgtgtgtatatatatgtatgtaatGGCGTCTATTTCTTGTTTTAGATTTTCAGAACAGAAGGTCTCTACCATTTTAGATTTCCTCTTTTATTGTGTGAATCTTGCGCCTCTTCTGAAAGTATTACTACTAGGCTTGCCACTATTTGACGTGCTGTGAATAAGAAAAGTTATAAATATGCTAGTCGTTCACTTAATTATGTGACATGTTGATACATTCGAAACAGCGACATGttttcttttcatcttttttccAGTTCCAACTTTATGAGGGGAAATTTAACAACATTTTATTAGTAAAATTTATACTCATCGGTGAGCATGAAATTTCTCGAAATTTCAACTGCTTCTCCTCTAAGCAAAACATATACCGTGTGGTTTTTTAGTGTTTCCGCGCAGACTAAAAGAACCTCTGTTCCATTTCACCTGTTGCCAGGGTACGACGGACCAATGTAAACCTGTAGTTGCCTTGGGAGACCGGATTTTACAAATACCAAACCACCAACAGAGATGCCATCTTCAGGACGAAACCAGAGTCCGCAAACCTGCGCCGCAATGCACTGACCATCGTCCCATGTGGTGACTACTGGAATTGATCATTGTTCCAATTGCATTTCTAATGTTTTGCTAATATTTTCTTGAAGAATTCTGCATAAACTGATCGTGTTTGGACTGATATTTTGTCCAAATAATGACCTGCCTTGGGGGTGCTGTAGAAAATGAGGACACATCGCCACCAAATTATAGTTTGAGAGGGTAAacagtaaaaaagaaaaacaaatcaagGGTGAAAATTCTCTGGTTAACAACTACCTAACTCACCCCGTGTCTATTCCTTCCCATTTTGATTTAGCTGAAGCAACGTTGTTGTATGCCCAAAACTTTCTTCAACCGAGCTTCTCACTTCAGGGAAGTTGAAATTCCCTGCCACAAAACTGAGGACTGCTCGCTAGAGATGCTGACAAGTCTGTCTGCATTGTGGAAGGAATCGGCTGTTCCCATAGCATTGAAGTGTAGGTTCCACAACCAGAACTTTACGAGTAACTGTTTCAAAAATAGGAGTTTTTTATTAGAATCATGTAGTAAAAACAAAAGGGTAAAGATGTTTCTTTGTGACTCTGTGTTCAGATTGGTCAAGAAATCCAAAAAATTACCGAATACCAAAAGGAGGACATTAGAGATTAAATTCAACTTACCTTctcatttcttttctcttgttggACTATTTTATTTTACATTTCCCCAGGAGCAATTTTGtgcgtatttttttttttttattcatatgatatttgatatatatatcacTGTGTATTGGCACGTTTTGTCCCATTTGATGATTTGCTATATCGTGAAGGCCAGCCGAATACGAGGGTTGAGGGCTAGATGGTAGGTACCCTGTATCTTTTGCTCACAGATAGGCAATCCTCTATGTCGGAAAGTACAAACCTATGTGACCAAATTTGTGAAAATGATTTTGAATTGTGCCAAACCTGGGCGTTATATCCCTCAGCTCA
This portion of the Coffea arabica cultivar ET-39 chromosome 2e, Coffea Arabica ET-39 HiFi, whole genome shotgun sequence genome encodes:
- the LOC113730330 gene encoding LOB domain-containing protein 21-like — its product is MKNQEPRSSSSCAACKFLKRRCIPNCQFAPYFRSDEPNKFAKVHKVFGASNVSKILNEVPEEQREDTVNSLVYEAEVRLRDPVYGCIGAIASLQKKMVELQHDLLLAKARLAYCATTKPAPTSAIFLEGPSNIASNIDFPASAGLELEEAFYHNSSVMGQNANGWMNELGQFPLV